One Panicum virgatum strain AP13 chromosome 9K, P.virgatum_v5, whole genome shotgun sequence genomic region harbors:
- the LOC120652116 gene encoding F-box only protein 13-like, with the protein MELVAMEALAPSSANGRKRKSSPPSSGLGDLHDDMLERVLARLPPASYFRLRAVCRRWRAAAASPTFLDACARVPSRDPWFLMLSDSDGPRRPAVAFDAAERGWNRCRAAPGSVPVAASGGLVLYRAPATGALTVANPLTGASRALPSPPLQGAHHQLQAIAMYGGAPCRVTLFVGELPDLSMAVFDSSSDSWEGPVPLARRSEEDSCPDATGHGAGAGAGGDDTVYFLSKSGDVVATNMQRSASKQYSSVVVPSPAGGADAVAYFLSHSGTVVACDTARRTFWELPRILPVYFEYSIDVVACGGAAYAVVLSEYLDTASLRVWEFAGGAWRQVAAMPPAMSHGFHGKRADINCVGHGDRLMVRVSSGDAPNGCFMCDVGTNQWEELPKYVNGDGEASKFLAAFSFEPRVEIAV; encoded by the coding sequence ATGGAGCTCGTCGCCATGGAGGCGCTGGCGCCGTCGTCGGCCAACGGCAGGAAGCGCAAGTCCTCCCCGCCCTCCTCCGGCCTGGGAGACCTCCACGACGACATGCTCGAGCGCGTCCTcgcgcgcctcccgccggcgaGCTACTTCCGCCTCCGCGCGGTCTGCCGCCggtggcgcgccgccgcggcgtccccgACGTTCCTCGACGCCTGCGCCCGCGTGCCATCCCGGGACCCGTGGTTCCTCATGCTCTCCGACTCCGACGGTCCCCGCCGCCCGGCCGTCGCCTTCGACGCCGCCGAGCGCGGCTGGAAccgctgccgcgccgcgccggggtCCGTGCCCGTCGCCGCGTCGGGCGGCCTCGTCCTCTACCGCGCGCCGGCCACGGGCGCGCTCACCGTCGCCAACCCGCTCACGGGCGCGTCGCGCGcgctcccctcgccgccgctgcagggCGCGCACCACCAGCTGCAGGCGATTGCCATGTACGGCGGCGCCCCCTGCCGCGTCACCCTCTTCGTGGGGGAGCTCCCGGACCTGTCCATGGCGGTGTTCGACTCGTCCAGCGACTCGTGGGAGGGCCCCGTGCCGCTCGCCCGCAGGTCCGAGGAGGACTCGTGCCCCGACGCGACGGGacatggcgccggcgccggcgccggcggcgacgacacGGTCTACTTCCTGAGCAAGTCTGGCGACGTGGTGGCCACCAACATGCAGCGCAGCGCGTCGAAGCAGTACTCCTCGGTGGTCGTGCCCTCTCCCGcgggcggcgccgacgccgtGGCCTACTTCCTCAGCCACTCGGGCACCGTCGTGGCCTGCGACACGGCGCGCCGCACGTTCTGGGAGCTGCCCCGCATCCTCCCCGTCTACTTCGAGTACTCCATCGACGtcgtggcgtgcggcggcgccgcctaCGCCGTCGTGCTCTCGGAGTACCTGGACACGGCGAGCCTGCGGGTGTGGGAgttcgccggcggcgcgtggcggcaGGTGGCCGCCATGCCGCCCGCCATGTCGCACGGGTTCCACGGCAAGCGGGCCGACATCAACTGCGTCGGGCACGGGGACCGCCTCATGGTGCGCGTGAGCTCCGGCGACGCGCCCAACGGCTGCTTCATGTGCGACGTGGGCACCAACCAGTGGGAGGAGCTGCCCAAGTACGTCAACGGCGACGGGGAGGCCAGCAAGTTCTTGGCCGCCTTCTCCTTCGAGCCCAGAGTGGAGATCGCCGTCTAA